A stretch of Mucilaginibacter terrae DNA encodes these proteins:
- the lptB gene encoding LPS export ABC transporter ATP-binding protein has protein sequence MNLRADNLVKKYKQRTVVNDVSFNVSQGEIVGLLGPNGAGKTTSFYMIVGLIKPNEGHIYLDDQEITNDAMYRRAQKGIGYLAQEASVFRKLTVEDNIKAVLEMGSMTKAEQKDKLEELIDEFSLHRVRKNRGDLLSGGERRRTEIARALAAQPNFILLDEPFAGVDPIAVEEIQAMVYKLKHRNIGILITDHNVQETLSITDRAYLLFEGKILESGVPEVLASNEMVRKVYLGANFVLKRKTFA, from the coding sequence ATGAATTTACGCGCCGATAATCTGGTAAAAAAATACAAACAGCGTACTGTGGTAAACGATGTATCGTTCAACGTATCGCAGGGCGAAATTGTGGGCTTGCTGGGGCCCAACGGTGCCGGTAAAACTACGTCGTTTTATATGATCGTAGGATTGATTAAGCCGAATGAAGGCCATATTTATCTGGACGATCAGGAAATAACCAATGATGCCATGTATCGCCGTGCACAAAAAGGTATTGGTTACCTGGCGCAAGAGGCTTCGGTATTTCGCAAGCTTACGGTGGAGGATAATATTAAAGCCGTGCTTGAAATGGGCAGCATGACCAAGGCCGAACAAAAGGATAAACTGGAAGAACTGATAGACGAATTCAGTTTACACCGCGTACGCAAAAACCGTGGCGACCTGCTTTCGGGCGGTGAGCGCCGCCGTACCGAAATTGCCCGTGCCCTGGCTGCCCAACCTAACTTTATCCTGCTGGATGAGCCTTTTGCGGGTGTTGACCCCATAGCGGTAGAAGAGATACAAGCCATGGTTTACAAGCTCAAACACCGTAACATCGGCATCCTCATTACCGACCACAACGTACAGGAAACCCTCTCCATAACCGACCGCGCCTACTTACTTTTCGAAGGCAAGATACTCGAATCGGGTGTACCTGAAGTATTGGCCTCCAACGAAATGGTGCGCAAGGTTTACCTGGGCGCTAACTTTGTGCTCAAAAGAAAAACTTTTGCTTAA